GCTGACCGGCTTCACGCAGACCGAGCCGGTGGAGGGCGCCCCGGCCTCGGAGCGCACCGAGGTGCGCGTCTTCTACACGCCCCAGGCCCTCTACGTCGGCGTGCACGCCTTCGCGAAGGACCCCTCGCGCATCCGCTCGTCGCTGGCCGAACGCGACAGGATCCTGCGCGACGACCACGTGCAGATCCTCCTCGACACGTTCCTGGACCGGCGCCGGGCGTTCGCGTTCTACGTCAACCCGCTGGGGATCCAGCAGGACGGGATCCTGAACGAGGGGTCCGCGCGGCGCC
The Longimicrobiaceae bacterium DNA segment above includes these coding regions:
- a CDS encoding carbohydrate binding family 9 domain-containing protein, which gives rise to MNVYSLALLATALHAAPHPNPTDGGEYRGAERQLAVQLPRVAEAAVRIDGSLDEEVWSRAALLTGFTQTEPVEGAPASERTEVRVFYTPQALYVGVHAFAKDPSRIRSSLAERDRILRDDHVQILLDTFLDRRRAFAFYVNPLGIQQDGILNEGSARR